One Candidatus Culexarchaeum yellowstonense genomic region harbors:
- the rimI gene encoding ribosomal protein S18-alanine N-acetyltransferase: MSEAKYTIRMVELKDIPVVMEINMKCLPENYTQSFFMQHYRKFPKAFLVAEVEGKVVGYIMCRVEHGISNFKFALTKKGHVISIAVLPEYRRMGIGYNLMVKGMEALKEYGATEVYLEVRVSNYPAIHLYEKLNYVIVNRIYGYYADGEDAYVMARQL; this comes from the coding sequence TTGTCTGAAGCGAAGTACACCATAAGGATGGTTGAATTAAAGGATATACCAGTGGTTATGGAAATAAATATGAAGTGCCTACCGGAAAACTACACACAATCCTTCTTCATGCAACACTACAGGAAGTTTCCAAAAGCATTCCTTGTGGCTGAAGTTGAGGGGAAGGTTGTGGGATACATAATGTGTAGGGTGGAACATGGAATTTCAAACTTCAAATTCGCATTAACAAAGAAGGGGCATGTAATATCCATAGCAGTACTACCAGAGTATAGGAGGATGGGGATAGGATACAACTTAATGGTTAAGGGGATGGAAGCATTAAAGGAGTATGGAGCCACAGAAGTATACTTGGAAGTTAGGGTTAGCAACTACCCAGCCATACACCTATACGAGAAACTAAACTATGTAATAGTGAATAGGATCTACGGATACTATGCCGATGGAGAGGATGCATACGTAATGGCTAGACAGCTATGA
- a CDS encoding pyroglutamyl-peptidase I — translation MVMVVLVTGFEPYGRENYNPSGEIAKAMDGSTIMGEDVVGVILPVSYVRVRGLLEGYISRLKPRVLLSLGLAPRSSFIRVERVALNVMDSGPDNDGFNPVDEPIIPGGPVAYFSTLPIKAVVKRLLESGIPAAVSNSAGTYLCNCVMYLGLHFMKAFNINGRAGFMHIPYTLEQAAGKVIGEVRGEPPPSMAFNEVLRAVRLALEVSLS, via the coding sequence ATGGTTATGGTTGTATTGGTAACTGGGTTTGAGCCTTATGGTAGGGAGAATTATAATCCATCTGGTGAGATAGCTAAGGCCATGGATGGATCGACTATTATGGGTGAAGATGTGGTGGGTGTGATTCTCCCAGTCTCATATGTTAGGGTTAGGGGGTTATTGGAGGGTTATATTTCGAGGCTTAAGCCTAGGGTTTTGCTCAGTTTAGGGCTTGCACCAAGATCCTCATTTATACGTGTAGAGAGGGTTGCATTGAACGTTATGGATTCAGGTCCAGATAATGATGGTTTCAATCCTGTGGATGAACCCATAATTCCAGGGGGGCCTGTAGCATATTTTTCAACCCTCCCCATTAAGGCTGTTGTTAAGCGCCTCCTGGAATCTGGGATTCCAGCTGCAGTATCCAATAGTGCGGGGACATATCTATGCAATTGTGTTATGTATCTTGGGCTTCACTTTATGAAAGCCTTTAATATTAATGGTAGGGCAGGGTTTATGCATATTCCGTATACCTTGGAGCAGGCTGCTGGTAAGGTTATTGGTGAAGTTAGGGGTGAGCCTCCTCCATCCATGGCTTTCAATGAGGTTCTTAGGGCTGTTAGATTGGCTTTGGAGGTTTCATTATCATAG